A part of Hydrogenispora ethanolica genomic DNA contains:
- a CDS encoding DUF2508 family protein — protein sequence MQATQKEGFWRSGFRRLNEAFRWDNPTVGYYRMPDLEEQLEEARREWRYAKLYFNCVTEPDLIDHAVLNLGAAEKKYIYLLKQAKATGLNVKPAMANR from the coding sequence ATGCAAGCAACCCAAAAAGAAGGTTTTTGGCGGTCCGGTTTCCGGAGGCTGAACGAAGCTTTCCGTTGGGATAATCCCACGGTCGGATATTATCGGATGCCCGACCTGGAAGAGCAGCTGGAGGAGGCTAGGCGCGAATGGCGTTATGCCAAACTCTATTTCAACTGCGTCACTGAACCCGACCTGATCGATCATGCCGTGCTCAATCTGGGAGCGGCCGAAAAGAAGTACATTTACTTATTGAAACAAGCCAAAGCGACCGGCCTCAATGTCAAGCCGGCCATGGCCAACCGGTAG
- a CDS encoding pro-sigmaK processing inhibitor BofA family protein — translation MSAGMVVTYLSVLILLYVLGKSCWKPLFFVFSVLFQGALGAFGIYLANFLLTHWQLEVPLNPYNSLLVGFLGVPGLGMVLALKYWFRI, via the coding sequence ATGTCCGCCGGAATGGTCGTCACCTATCTGAGTGTCCTGATCCTGTTGTACGTGCTCGGAAAGAGTTGCTGGAAGCCGCTGTTCTTCGTATTCAGCGTTTTATTTCAGGGAGCCTTGGGAGCCTTCGGAATCTATCTGGCCAACTTCCTCTTGACCCATTGGCAACTGGAAGTGCCCTTAAATCCTTATAATTCCTTGCTGGTGGGTTTTTTGGGCGTTCCGGGCCTGGGGATGGTTTTGGCCTTGAAGTATTGGTTCCGCATCTAA
- a CDS encoding sigma factor G inhibitor Gin, whose product MSSPACFGCGETLPGGIEICGQYLCEDCEARLVRSKAGQNDYQQWIDSCRSFWEKIKIDLKNTVE is encoded by the coding sequence ATGTCTTCCCCTGCGTGTTTCGGTTGTGGCGAAACCCTCCCCGGAGGCATTGAAATCTGCGGACAATATTTGTGCGAGGACTGTGAGGCGAGGCTGGTCCGGAGCAAGGCCGGCCAGAACGATTACCAACAGTGGATCGATAGTTGCCGGAGTTTTTGGGAGAAGATTAAAATCGATCTGAAAAACACGGTCGAGTAG